One part of the Sphingobium yanoikuyae genome encodes these proteins:
- a CDS encoding enoyl-CoA hydratase/isomerase family protein produces MSGSGSGVALAIADGIARITLDRPAVGNAIDLPLARALLDAAIRCESDAAVRCVVLSGNGKLFCAGGDVALMGGAGAQLPTVLTELIATFHAAVTRLARMAKPLVTLVNGPAAGAGFSLAILGDVVLSARSAHYTAAYGAIGLTADGGLSWLLPRLVGLRRAQEIILTNRRIKGEEAEAIGLVTRLVDDEALEAEGLALAARLADAPTAAYGAARTLLHDSFDTGFETQLDRELRSMAIAGAGEAQEGLAALLAKRSPNFRGA; encoded by the coding sequence ATGAGCGGGTCGGGCAGCGGCGTGGCGCTGGCGATCGCCGACGGCATCGCCCGGATCACGCTGGATCGCCCGGCGGTCGGCAATGCGATCGATCTGCCGCTCGCCCGTGCGCTGCTCGACGCCGCAATCCGGTGCGAGAGCGATGCGGCGGTCCGCTGCGTCGTCCTCAGCGGCAATGGCAAGCTGTTCTGCGCCGGCGGCGATGTCGCGCTGATGGGCGGCGCGGGGGCACAGCTCCCCACCGTCCTCACCGAACTCATCGCCACCTTCCACGCCGCCGTCACCCGCCTCGCTCGCATGGCCAAGCCGCTGGTGACTTTGGTCAACGGCCCGGCCGCTGGCGCAGGCTTCAGCCTCGCCATATTGGGCGATGTCGTGCTGTCCGCCCGCTCGGCCCATTATACCGCCGCCTATGGCGCGATCGGCCTGACCGCCGATGGCGGGCTGAGCTGGCTGCTGCCGCGCCTCGTTGGCTTGCGCCGCGCGCAGGAGATCATCCTCACCAACCGCCGCATCAAGGGCGAGGAAGCCGAAGCCATCGGCCTTGTCACCCGGCTGGTCGATGACGAGGCGCTGGAGGCGGAAGGGCTGGCGCTCGCCGCCCGCCTCGCCGACGCACCGACCGCAGCCTATGGCGCCGCCCGCACCCTGCTGCATGACAGTTTCGACACCGGTTTCGAGACCCAGCTCGACCGTGAATTGCGATCGATGGCGATCGCCGGCGCCGGCGAGGCGCAGGAGGGGCTTGCCGCCCTGCTCGCCAAGCGTTCCCCGAATTTCAGAGGAGCCTGA
- a CDS encoding 3-hydroxyacyl-CoA dehydrogenase: MDIKGLAAIVTGGASGLGRATATMLAAQGAKVAIFDLNEDAGKAVAAEIGGLYVGVNVADDASVTAGLDTAEAAHGTARILVNCAGIAPAVKTVGKENLPHPLDSFAKTVTVNLIGTFNMISKFAARAAAAEEMDGERGVIVNTASVAAYDGQIGQAAYSASKGGVVGMTLPIARDLAQHKIRVMTIAPGIFLTPMLEAFPQHVQDALGAQVPHPSRLGKPAEYAQLVESIVRNPMLNGEVIRLDGAIRMAPR, from the coding sequence ATGGATATCAAGGGACTGGCCGCCATCGTCACCGGTGGCGCCTCCGGCCTCGGCCGCGCCACCGCCACCATGCTCGCGGCGCAGGGCGCCAAGGTCGCGATCTTCGACCTCAATGAGGACGCCGGCAAGGCGGTCGCCGCCGAAATCGGCGGCCTCTATGTCGGCGTCAATGTTGCCGACGATGCCAGCGTCACCGCCGGGCTCGACACGGCGGAAGCCGCCCATGGCACGGCCCGCATCCTGGTCAATTGCGCCGGCATCGCCCCGGCCGTGAAGACGGTGGGCAAGGAAAATCTGCCCCACCCGCTCGACAGCTTCGCCAAGACGGTGACCGTCAACCTGATCGGCACCTTCAACATGATCTCCAAATTCGCTGCCCGCGCGGCAGCGGCCGAGGAGATGGACGGCGAGCGGGGCGTCATCGTCAACACCGCCTCGGTCGCGGCCTATGACGGCCAGATCGGCCAGGCGGCCTATTCCGCGTCGAAGGGCGGCGTGGTCGGCATGACCCTGCCGATCGCCCGTGATCTGGCCCAGCACAAGATCCGCGTCATGACGATCGCACCGGGCATCTTCCTGACGCCGATGCTGGAGGCCTTCCCCCAGCATGTACAGGATGCGCTGGGCGCGCAGGTGCCCCACCCCAGCCGCCTCGGCAAGCCCGCCGAATATGCCCAGCTGGTCGAGTCGATCGTCCGCAACCCGATGCTGAATGGCGAGGTGATCCGCCTCGACGGCGCCATCCGCATGGCGCCGCGCTGA
- a CDS encoding alpha-amylase family glycosyl hydrolase has product MAPDSRDAGDRPWWKGAVLYQIYPRSFQDSNGDGIGDLPGITARLEHVARLGVDAIWISPFFPSPMRDFGYDIADYCGVDPIFGTLADFDALVARAHELGIKVTIDQVYAHSSDLHPWFAQSRQDRDNDKADWFVWADPRVDGTPPNNWQSVFGGPAWTWDARRRQYYMHQFLTSQPQLNVHNVAVQDALLGAMQFWLDRGVDGFRLDALNHAMHDPELRDNPPAPEGEGPRTRPFDYQIRRYSQSHPGVVDFVARIRDLTDRYGAIFTVAEVGGDLAEQEMKAYTAGEDHLNSAYGFTFLYTPALTPGLIADTLARWPDEPGMGWPSWAFENHDAPRALSRWCAPEDQPAFARLKMLLLMALRGNVILYQGEELGITQVDIPFEKLQDPEAIANWPLTLSRDGARTPLPWSVDAAEAGFTDGEPWLPLGSENVARAVAAQEGDPASLLHFTRAMIALRKANPAMRHGRLDIMRADDQCLAFRRVAEDQALTCIFNLSPTPAPWPDEVEADGTIVAAISDAASGMALPPYAALLLAQD; this is encoded by the coding sequence ATGGCTCCCGACAGTCGTGATGCAGGCGATCGGCCCTGGTGGAAGGGTGCGGTCCTCTATCAAATCTATCCCCGCAGCTTTCAGGATTCGAACGGCGATGGCATTGGCGACCTGCCGGGCATCACCGCGCGGCTGGAGCATGTCGCGCGGCTGGGCGTGGACGCGATCTGGATTTCGCCCTTCTTCCCCTCGCCGATGCGCGATTTCGGCTATGATATCGCCGATTATTGCGGGGTGGACCCGATCTTCGGCACACTCGCCGATTTCGACGCGCTGGTGGCGCGCGCGCATGAACTGGGGATCAAGGTCACGATCGACCAGGTCTATGCCCATAGTTCCGACCTGCATCCCTGGTTCGCGCAGAGCCGGCAGGACCGGGACAATGACAAGGCGGACTGGTTCGTCTGGGCCGACCCCAGGGTGGACGGCACCCCGCCCAACAACTGGCAGTCGGTGTTCGGCGGCCCGGCCTGGACCTGGGACGCGCGGCGGCGGCAATATTATATGCACCAGTTCCTGACCAGCCAGCCGCAGCTCAACGTCCATAATGTTGCGGTGCAGGATGCGCTGCTGGGCGCAATGCAATTCTGGCTGGACCGGGGCGTCGACGGCTTTCGCCTCGACGCGCTCAACCATGCGATGCACGACCCGGAATTGCGCGACAATCCGCCCGCGCCCGAGGGGGAAGGGCCGCGCACCCGACCCTTCGATTATCAGATTCGCCGCTATAGCCAGTCGCATCCCGGCGTGGTCGATTTCGTCGCGCGCATCCGCGACCTCACCGATCGCTATGGCGCGATCTTCACCGTGGCGGAGGTGGGCGGCGACCTCGCCGAGCAGGAGATGAAGGCCTATACGGCGGGCGAGGATCATCTCAACAGCGCCTATGGCTTCACCTTCCTCTATACCCCGGCGCTGACCCCCGGCCTGATCGCCGATACGCTGGCGCGCTGGCCGGACGAACCGGGCATGGGCTGGCCGAGCTGGGCGTTCGAGAATCATGATGCGCCGCGCGCCTTGTCGCGCTGGTGCGCGCCGGAGGATCAGCCGGCCTTTGCTCGGCTCAAGATGCTGCTGCTGATGGCGCTGCGCGGCAATGTCATCCTCTATCAGGGCGAGGAACTGGGCATCACCCAGGTCGATATCCCGTTCGAGAAATTGCAGGACCCCGAGGCGATCGCCAACTGGCCGCTGACCCTGTCGCGCGACGGCGCACGCACGCCGCTGCCCTGGTCGGTCGATGCGGCGGAGGCGGGCTTTACCGATGGCGAGCCCTGGCTGCCATTGGGTTCGGAGAATGTCGCGCGGGCGGTGGCGGCGCAGGAGGGCGACCCCGCCTCGCTGCTGCACTTCACCCGCGCGATGATCGCGCTGCGCAAGGCGAATCCGGCGATGCGCCATGGGCGCCTGGATATCATGCGCGCCGACGATCAGTGCCTGGCCTTCCGCCGGGTGGCAGAGGATCAGGCGCTGACCTGCATCTTCAACCTGTCGCCAACGCCCGCGCCCTGGCCGGATGAGGTGGAGGCCGATGGCACGATCGTCGCGGCGATCAGCGATGCGGCGTCGGGGATGGCATTGCCACCCTATGCTGCGCTGCTGCTGGCGCAGGATTAG
- a CDS encoding NAD(P)H-dependent flavin oxidoreductase — protein MALKTRFTELCGIEHPIVQGGMMWVGRAELAAAVSNAGGLGILTALTQPTPDDLRREIDRCRTMTDKPFGVNLTILPSVNPPPYAEYRQAIIDSGVKIVETAGHKPQEHVDDFKAHGIIVVHKCTAVRHALSAERMGVDAISIDGFECAGHPGEDDIPGLILIPAAADKLSIPMIASGGFGDGRGLAAALALGAEGINMGTRFCATVEAPIHQNVKQFLVDNDERGTNLIFRKFKNTGRVAKNSVSDEVVEISLREGSVFPDIQPLVSGAKGRVALETGDLDAGLIWAGQIQGLIHDIPTCQDLITRIVEDATTIIQRRLAGLVTPELAPVG, from the coding sequence ATGGCTTTGAAGACGCGTTTCACCGAACTGTGCGGCATCGAGCATCCGATCGTGCAGGGCGGCATGATGTGGGTCGGCCGCGCCGAACTGGCCGCCGCCGTCTCCAATGCCGGGGGGCTGGGCATCCTGACCGCCCTCACCCAGCCGACGCCCGACGATCTGCGCCGCGAAATCGATCGCTGCCGGACGATGACCGACAAGCCGTTCGGCGTGAACCTCACCATCCTGCCCTCGGTCAATCCGCCGCCCTATGCCGAATATCGCCAGGCGATCATCGACAGCGGCGTGAAGATCGTCGAGACCGCCGGCCACAAGCCGCAGGAACATGTCGATGATTTCAAGGCGCATGGCATCATCGTCGTCCATAAATGCACCGCCGTCCGCCATGCCCTCTCGGCCGAGCGGATGGGCGTCGACGCCATCTCGATCGACGGCTTCGAATGCGCCGGCCATCCCGGCGAGGACGATATTCCCGGCCTCATCCTGATCCCGGCGGCCGCCGACAAGCTCAGCATCCCGATGATCGCCAGCGGCGGCTTCGGCGACGGCCGCGGCCTCGCCGCCGCGCTGGCGCTGGGCGCGGAAGGCATCAACATGGGCACCCGTTTCTGCGCCACGGTCGAGGCGCCGATCCACCAGAATGTGAAGCAGTTCCTGGTCGACAATGACGAGCGCGGCACCAACCTCATCTTCCGCAAGTTCAAGAATACCGGGCGCGTCGCCAAGAACAGCGTGTCGGACGAGGTGGTCGAAATCTCGCTGCGCGAAGGATCGGTCTTCCCCGACATCCAGCCTCTGGTGTCGGGCGCCAAGGGCCGGGTCGCACTCGAAACCGGCGATCTCGACGCCGGCCTGATCTGGGCGGGGCAGATTCAGGGCCTGATCCACGACATCCCGACCTGTCAGGACCTCATCACCCGCATCGTCGAGGACGCCACCACCATCATCCAACGCCGCCTCGCCGGCCTCGTCACGCCGGAACTCGCGCCGGTAGGCTAA
- a CDS encoding acetyl-CoA C-acetyltransferase — translation MAEAYIVDAVRTAGGRARKGGLIDVHPADLGATILNALVDRTGIDPAAIEDVIVGCVSQAGEQSFAFGRNLVLASKLPDSVPAVTIDRQCGSSQQALHFAAQAIMSGTQDLVIAAGAESMTRVPMGSNFQLHAAAGLGDGPWPKSIQKRYGVAEFSQFHGAQAIANKYGFTREDMDAYALASHAKAAAAIDSGAFKAEIVPVLTPEGIFDTDDGVRRGGTMEAMASVKTLEEGGTITAANASQMTDGASGVLVASEAAIKRFGLTPLARIVNLTVTAGDPVIMLEEPIPATRKAFERSGLKLDDIDLFEVNEAFASIPMAWLKAIGADPAKLNVHGGAIALGHPLGASGTKLMSTLVHALKARGKRYGLQTMCEGGGIANVTIVEAL, via the coding sequence ATGGCCGAGGCCTATATTGTCGATGCCGTCCGCACCGCCGGCGGCCGCGCCCGCAAGGGCGGGCTGATCGACGTCCATCCCGCCGATCTGGGCGCCACTATCCTCAACGCCCTGGTCGACCGCACCGGCATCGATCCCGCCGCGATCGAGGATGTGATCGTCGGCTGCGTCAGCCAGGCGGGCGAACAAAGCTTCGCCTTTGGCCGCAACCTCGTCCTCGCCTCCAAGCTGCCCGACAGCGTGCCGGCCGTGACGATCGACCGGCAATGCGGCTCCTCGCAGCAGGCGCTGCATTTCGCGGCGCAGGCGATCATGTCCGGCACCCAGGATCTGGTGATTGCGGCGGGCGCCGAAAGCATGACCCGCGTGCCGATGGGCTCCAACTTCCAGCTCCACGCCGCCGCCGGCCTGGGCGACGGCCCCTGGCCCAAAAGCATCCAGAAACGCTATGGCGTCGCCGAATTCAGCCAGTTCCATGGCGCGCAGGCGATCGCCAACAAATATGGCTTCACCCGCGAGGATATGGACGCCTATGCGCTCGCCAGCCATGCCAAGGCGGCAGCCGCGATCGACAGCGGCGCCTTCAAGGCGGAGATCGTCCCGGTGCTGACGCCAGAGGGTATTTTCGACACCGACGACGGCGTGCGCCGGGGCGGCACGATGGAGGCGATGGCCAGCGTCAAGACGCTGGAGGAAGGCGGCACCATCACCGCCGCCAATGCCAGCCAGATGACCGACGGCGCATCGGGCGTGCTGGTGGCGAGCGAAGCGGCGATCAAGCGCTTCGGCCTCACGCCCCTCGCCCGCATCGTCAACCTGACCGTCACGGCGGGCGATCCGGTCATCATGCTGGAGGAGCCGATCCCCGCCACCCGCAAGGCGTTCGAACGCTCGGGCCTGAAGCTCGACGATATCGACCTGTTCGAGGTGAACGAGGCCTTCGCCTCCATCCCCATGGCCTGGCTCAAGGCGATCGGTGCCGATCCGGCAAAGCTCAACGTCCATGGCGGCGCGATCGCGCTCGGCCACCCGCTCGGCGCATCAGGCACCAAGCTGATGAGCACGCTCGTCCATGCGCTGAAAGCACGGGGCAAGCGCTATGGCCTGCAAACCATGTGCGAAGGCGGCGGCATCGCCAATGTGACGATCGTGGAGGCACTGTGA
- a CDS encoding acetyl-CoA C-acyltransferase produces the protein MQDDPVVIASYARTPMGGFQGALSAVKATDLGATAVKAAVERAGVATDAIDRIYMGCVLPAGLGQAPARQAALGAGLGLNIEATTVNKMCGSGMQAAIMAHEALASGAADIVIAGGMESMTNAPYALPKHRSGARIGHDRIIDTMMMDGLEDAYEPGKAMGVFAEEAVRDYQFTRTDQDDYAIRSLDRANAAIGSGAFVREITPVTVSGRGGDTVIDTDEQPGKARPEKIPGLKPAFVKDGTITAANASSISDGAAALVMTRQSVAEKQGLKIVAKVVATAAHAHEPAKFTTAPVPAMRKLLAKAGWSVEDVDLFEVNEAFAVVAMIAAKELGIPADKLNVNGGATALGHPIGASGARIVATLLGALETRGLKRGVASLCIGGGEATAMAVELV, from the coding sequence ATGCAGGATGATCCGGTAGTCATTGCGAGCTATGCCCGCACGCCGATGGGCGGGTTCCAGGGCGCGCTATCGGCGGTCAAGGCCACGGACTTGGGCGCCACGGCGGTCAAGGCCGCGGTCGAGCGGGCCGGCGTTGCCACTGATGCCATCGATCGCATCTATATGGGCTGCGTGCTGCCCGCCGGTCTTGGCCAGGCGCCCGCGCGCCAGGCAGCGCTCGGCGCAGGCCTTGGCCTCAATATCGAGGCGACGACCGTCAACAAGATGTGCGGTTCGGGCATGCAGGCGGCGATCATGGCGCATGAGGCGCTGGCATCGGGCGCGGCCGACATCGTGATCGCGGGCGGCATGGAGAGCATGACCAACGCCCCCTATGCCCTGCCCAAGCACCGCAGCGGCGCGCGTATCGGCCATGACCGCATCATCGACACGATGATGATGGACGGGCTGGAGGACGCCTATGAACCCGGCAAGGCGATGGGCGTCTTCGCCGAAGAGGCAGTGCGCGACTATCAGTTCACCCGCACCGATCAGGATGATTATGCCATCCGCTCGCTCGACCGCGCCAATGCGGCGATCGGCAGCGGCGCCTTCGTCCGCGAGATCACGCCGGTCACCGTATCGGGCCGGGGCGGCGACACCGTCATCGACACCGACGAACAGCCCGGCAAGGCCCGCCCGGAGAAGATCCCCGGCCTCAAGCCCGCCTTCGTCAAGGATGGCACCATCACCGCCGCCAATGCCTCGTCCATTTCGGACGGCGCCGCCGCGCTGGTGATGACCCGCCAGAGCGTCGCGGAAAAGCAGGGCCTGAAAATCGTCGCGAAGGTCGTCGCCACCGCCGCCCACGCCCATGAACCCGCCAAGTTCACCACCGCGCCGGTGCCTGCGATGCGCAAGCTGCTGGCCAAGGCCGGCTGGTCGGTCGAGGATGTCGACCTGTTCGAGGTCAACGAAGCCTTTGCCGTGGTCGCGATGATCGCCGCCAAGGAACTGGGCATCCCGGCCGACAAGCTCAACGTCAATGGCGGCGCCACCGCGCTCGGCCATCCGATCGGCGCATCGGGCGCGCGCATCGTCGCCACCCTTTTGGGCGCGCTGGAAACACGCGGCCTCAAGCGCGGCGTCGCCAGCCTCTGCATCGGCGGCGGCGAAGCCACCGCCATGGCCGTCGAACTCGTATAA
- a CDS encoding efflux transporter outer membrane subunit, with protein sequence MTRAAWMMMPLSALVLAGCDMAPKYVRPQTPVAPAFPTGEAYAPASAEPAGLPWTALIGDTRLKTVIERALANNRDLRVALANVQSARAQYKVERAAQLPTITGDAAASFSRQNDNRQNSYSADVGFSAFEIDLFGRVKNLTRSALESYLATQEGMRSTRITLIAETANAYATMAADQELLALSRQTLASAERSLKLTQTLNTSGLAGKLDVHQAETTVEQARSDIEANVTQVAQDRNALELLVGAPVEDALLPQSLDSLLQSTAKVPAGLSSDVLLQRPDVLQAEHQLKAANADIGAARAAMFPKISLTTAIGVASSALSSLFSDGGFAWSAAPSASMPIFGGAARGNLDYSKAQRDLYVAQYEKAIQTAFQEVSDGLARAGTIDRQQAAQQALVTANQRYYALADQRYRAGIDTFLNSLTSQRSLYSAQQSAIATQLAAVQNRILLYRVIGADQ encoded by the coding sequence ATGACCCGCGCTGCATGGATGATGATGCCGCTGTCGGCGTTGGTGCTGGCCGGGTGCGACATGGCGCCCAAATATGTCCGACCGCAAACGCCGGTGGCGCCGGCCTTCCCCACGGGTGAGGCCTATGCCCCGGCGAGCGCCGAACCCGCCGGCCTGCCCTGGACCGCGCTGATCGGCGACACGCGGCTCAAGACCGTGATCGAGCGGGCGCTGGCCAATAATCGCGACCTGCGCGTGGCGCTGGCCAATGTCCAGTCGGCGCGGGCGCAGTACAAGGTCGAGCGGGCGGCGCAGTTGCCGACGATCACCGGCGATGCGGCAGCGAGCTTCAGTCGCCAGAATGACAATCGGCAGAACAGCTATAGCGCCGATGTCGGTTTCAGCGCGTTCGAGATCGACCTGTTCGGCCGGGTCAAGAATCTGACCCGATCGGCGCTCGAATCCTATCTGGCGACGCAGGAAGGGATGCGGTCGACCCGCATCACCCTGATCGCCGAGACGGCGAACGCCTATGCGACGATGGCGGCGGACCAGGAATTGCTCGCCCTGTCGCGCCAGACGCTGGCGAGCGCCGAGCGCAGCCTGAAACTGACGCAGACGCTCAACACATCGGGTCTGGCCGGCAAGCTGGACGTGCATCAGGCTGAAACCACGGTGGAGCAGGCGCGCTCCGACATCGAGGCGAATGTCACCCAGGTGGCGCAGGACCGCAACGCGCTGGAACTGCTGGTCGGCGCACCGGTCGAGGATGCGCTGCTGCCGCAATCGCTCGACAGCCTGTTGCAGTCGACCGCGAAGGTGCCAGCAGGTCTATCCTCCGACGTATTGTTGCAGCGACCCGATGTGTTGCAGGCGGAGCATCAGCTCAAGGCCGCCAATGCCGATATCGGCGCGGCGCGGGCGGCGATGTTCCCCAAGATCAGTCTGACGACGGCGATCGGCGTGGCCAGCTCGGCCCTGTCTTCGCTGTTCAGCGATGGCGGATTTGCCTGGTCGGCGGCGCCGTCCGCCAGCATGCCGATCTTTGGCGGGGCGGCGCGCGGCAATCTGGACTATAGCAAGGCGCAGCGCGACCTTTATGTCGCGCAATATGAGAAGGCGATCCAGACCGCCTTCCAGGAAGTGTCGGACGGGCTGGCGCGGGCCGGCACGATCGACCGGCAGCAGGCGGCACAGCAGGCGCTGGTGACGGCCAACCAGCGCTATTATGCGCTGGCGGACCAGCGCTATCGGGCGGGCATCGACACCTTCCTCAATTCGCTGACCAGCCAGCGGTCGCTTTACAGCGCGCAGCAATCGGCGATCGCGACACAGCTGGCGGCGGTGCAGAATCGCATCCTGCTCTACCGGGTGATCGGCGCCGACCAATAG